In Drosophila teissieri strain GT53w chromosome 2R, Prin_Dtei_1.1, whole genome shotgun sequence, the following proteins share a genomic window:
- the LOC122613262 gene encoding serine/threonine-protein phosphatase alpha-2 isoform, translated as MSRRSTALSTGKEYTKEEKNRMTQLDVIISQLKTQAVGNRKAGNLSEATITYICDASRELFLSQPMLLELSAPVKICGDLHGQFKDLLRIFQQCGMPPLSNFLFLGDYVDRGQSSIETLALLLSYKLRYPENFFLLRGNHESADLNRVYGFFDECKRRYSIKLWRSFVDCYDCMPVAAIVADRIFCVHGGLSPDLKNLDDIRRLHRPTEVPNDGLLCDLLWSDPDESTGTWASNDRGVSYTFGANIVEGFLMQHKFNLIVRAHQVVEDGYEFFADRQLVTIFSAPNYCDIFDNCGAVLVVDARLVCHFVIIRPRPFVRVTGFESDSGSPATTTNGPPPSMREKRLY; from the coding sequence ATGTCTCGTCGTTCGACCGCTTTATCCACTGGTAAGGAGTACACCAAGGAGGAAAAGAACCGAATGACCCAACTGGACGTCATTATCAGTCAGCTGAAGACGCAGGCGGTTGGAAACCGAAAGGCCGGGAATTTGAGCGAGGCCACCATCACATATATATGCGATGCCAGCCGGGAACTGTTTCTATCGCAGCCGATGCTCCTGGAACTGAGTGCTCCGGTGAAGATATGCGGGGATCTGCATGGGCAGTTCAAGGATCTGTTGAGGATCTTCCAGCAGTGCGGCATGCCGCCGCTGTCCAACTTCCTGTTCCTTGGCGACTACGTGGATCGGGGTCAGAGCTCCATCGAAACCCTGGCCCTGCTGTTGAGCTATAAGCTTCGCTATCCGGAGAATTTCTTCTTGCTGCGCGGCAATCACGAGTCGGCGGATCTGAATCGAGTGTATGGCTTCTTCGACGAGTGCAAGCGACGATATAGCATCAAATTGTGGCGCTCCTTTGTGGATTGCTACGACTGCATGCCAGTGGCCGCCATCGTGGCCGATCGCATATTCTGCGTCCACGGCGGACTGAGTCCGGATCTGAAGAACCTGGACGACATCCGTCGGCTGCATCGCCCCACCGAAGTGCCCAACGATGGGCTGCTGTGCGATTTGCTCTGGTCGGATCCGGATGAGTCAACTGGAACGTGGGCGTCCAACGATCGGGGTGTCAGCTACACCTTTGGCGCCAACATTGTGGAGGGCTTCCTCATGCAGCACAAGTTCAATCTGATTGTCCGCGCCCATCAGGTGGTCGAGGATGGCTACGAGTTCTTCGCCGACCGCCAGTTGGTCACCATATTCTCCGCCCCCAACTACTGCGACATCTTCGACAACTGCGGAGCTGTTCTGGTGGTGGACGCCAGGCTGGTCTGCCACTTCGTCATCATCCGTCCGAGGCCCTTTGTGCGAGTCACGGGCTTTGAGTCGGATAGTGGATCACCAGCTACGACGACCAATGGACCACCGCCCTCCATGAGGGAGAAGAGGCTTTACTAG